GCAAGGCCAAGGTCGATGCGGCGGGAAATCCCAGCGTCAGGGACGTCGGCAGCATAAGCACAGAGCTTCTGGGGGCGGAGAGCATCGAGAGGGTTTTGAGGAGGAGCATCATGGAGGAGGTGACGAGGTTAGAGAGCCACCTGACTTTTCTCGCCACGACCGGCAGCACCTGTCCCTTTATCGGGCTTTTCGGGACCGTCTGGGGGATCATGAACGCCTTTAGGGGGATCGGCGCCAAGAGCTCGGCCAGCATCGGGGTCGTGGCGTCGGGGATCTCGGAGGCGCTTATTGCCACCGCCTTCGGGCTCTTTGCCGCCATACCGGCGGTCGTTGCGTACAACTACTATCTCTCCAAGATCAAGGTCTTGACGACGGAGATGGACAACTTCTCGTTCGAGTTTCTCAATATCGTCGAGCGGCACATAAAGAGGATGAAGTAGATGCAGACTCCGAAGAGGGAATACAGAACCCTTTCCGAGATAAACGTGACCCCCTTTGTGGACGTCATGCTGGTTCTGCTTATCATCTTCATGGTGACGGCCCCCATGCTTCACGAGGGGCTTGACGTAGCGCTGCCGCAGGTCAAGGGGGAGACGATAAAGGAGGAGGCCTCCTACGTCACGATCACCGTAAACAAAGAGGGGCAGATATTTATCGACGACGATCCGATTCCCTTGAGCGAGGTAGCCGACGAGATGAGGCGGATAAAGAAATATTGGGACAAGAAGGTGCTTTTAAAGGCCGACCGATCGATCAACTACGGGCTTGTCGTCCAGTTGATGGCGGCCTTGAGGGAGGCAGGGATCGAGGACATCGGGATGGTGACGGAGCCGTTGGCGGAGGAGGAGAAGTAGGGGAGGGATTTTTATGGCCAGACTTTCGAGACTTGACGGAAACGCGGGGGGCATCTATATGATGATTGCGCTCTCCGCCTTCGTTCATGTCGCGGTCTTCGTTATCCTCGGCGTCTCCTCGTTCGACAAGAGGGAGATGACGATCTACTCCCCACCCTATTCGGTGAGCCTCGTCCCGGGGGAATACACCGGAGACTTCGGCGAGGGGGGGGAGGAGGGAAACAGCGCCGTTGAGGAGAGCATGGACAGCCTGGAGCCGGTCGCCACTGGGGGGGCCGGTGCTATAAAGGAGCCTTCCAAAACCAAGGAGGCGAAGGACTCGGGGGGGGAGAAGGAGAAGGTCGAGGAGGTGAAGAAGGAGACCACGGCGGACCTCAACTCGGCGATAGAGAGGATCAGAAAGAAGGTCGCCCTGGACGAGGAGAGGAAGAAGCTGGAGTCGATAGCGAGGGAGCGCGAATCTAAGGAGAAGCTCAAGAGCCACGACAGCGACTTGGCAAAGGCCCCCGATGCCGGCTCCCCGGCAGGCGGCGGGTCCAAGCCGGGGGGAAGGACTCCGACGGGGACGAGGCCCCCGAAGTCCGGGAAGCCGGGCGGCGGCAGTCCCTTCGGGACGAGCAACGTCTACACGCCGGGGGGGAGCGGGATGGGGATTCCGGACGCCGAGTTTTCCGCCTATTACAAGGAGCTTTGGAAGAGGGTCCGCGCCGGATGGTCGGTTCCGGACGAGCTGCTCGAAAAAGACCTTGAGACGGTTCTCGGTATTCGGATCGAAAAGGACGGCAAGATTATAGATGTCTGGACAGAGAAGGGCTCGGGGGACGACTATTTCGACGAGACCGCGCTTAGGGCGGTGAGGATGGCGAATCCCCTGCCGCCGCTCCCGGAAAAATACAGGGAAAATACAATGGATGTTGGTATCAGGTTTCATTCGAGGAAGTTTTGAATAAATGAAGTGGTTTAAAATTTCTCTTTCTTCTGTTGTTGTTTTTATCTTTCTTATTCTGCCTTTGGGGGGCACGGCGCCCGGAAAGGTATACATCGATATCGACGCCCCCGGCTTCAGGAAATTCCCGCTGGCGACCCCGGACTTCATAAGCCTCGGAGGGGCGGTGTCTTCCGAGATCGAGAGGGGGGCGAGAAATGCGCTTCTTGACGATCTCAATATGGCGGGCATCTTTACGGTAGTGGACCCCGGGCTCTACACCCCGAATCCGGAGAGCGGAAAACGACTTGACAAAACGGATTACGACATCTGGCGGAGGGTCGGCGCGGAGGCGGTGATCAAGGGGGGATACGAGGTTTTGGGAGAGTCGCTCATGGTGGAGATATATCTCTTCGACACCGTAAACAAGCGGAGAATCTGGGGGAGGAGATACCGGGGATCGAGAGACCATATCTCACGGATGATCCACAAGTTCATGGACGACATGATGATGGAGTTCACCGGCGAGAAGGGGATCTTTCAATCGAGAATCGCCTACGTCACAGACCTCCACGGGAGAAAGGAGATCTACTACATGGACGTGGACGGCAATAACTCCTTCAGGCTCACCAGAAACACGGTCATCGACCTCTCCCCCGCATGGTCCTCGGACGGAGAAAAAATCGTATACTGCTCCTTCAAGCAGAGGCGTCCGAAGATATTCGCCGTTGACGTTACGGATTTCAACGATAGATTGATCGCGGGATATGAGGGGATAAATATCAGCCCCGCCTACTCCCCCGGGGGAGCGACGATCGCCTTTACCTCAAGCAAGGACAGGGACTACTACCCGAATATCTACACCATCTCGGAAAGCGGGGGTTCGCTGAGAAGGCTCACCAGCGGGAACAATATAGACGTAAGCCCGAGCTGGTCCCCTGACGGGAGATATATAGCCTTCACCTCCAACCGGGGCGGAGGACCGCAGATATACATCATGAACTCCAACGGCGGCGGCGTGAGGAGGCTCACCTACTCCGGCGGATACAACACGTCTCCGGAGTGGTCGCCCAGGGGTGACAAGATAGTCTACGTGGGGGCGTTTCTGGGGAAGTTCGAGGTCTACGTCATAAACATCGACGGCACCGAGAACATGAGGCTTACCGGCGGCCGGGGAGATAACGAGGACCCCTCCTGGTCACCAGACGGCAGGCTGATCACATTCTCTACGACGAGAAGCGACAGAGGGGAGATCTACTGGATGAGGGTCGACGGCTCGGATCAAACCAAAATACCGGATGTCGGAGGGAATTGTTCTTCCCCTTCCTGGTCGGGAAGAGTCAATTTTAAGTGAGAAAATAGGTCCTTGACCAAAAAAAGGTTGATTGTATCAAAAAATTAAGATAAATTAAGACAATTATACGGATTATTGGAGGATAGATATGACCGGACATGTCAACAGATACTTGAAATATATATTGTTATTGGTGCTTATCTCCGCTGTCGGCCTCTTTTGCGTCTCCTGCGCAGGTAAGGGCAAGGGGAGGGGGTATGAGGATATAGGGACCGGGAGGGGGCTCGAGGATACATCGATACCCGGGGAGGGGCTTGACGGAAGGCTCTACGGGCTCAACGATATTAATTTCGAGTTCGACAAATCCTCTTTGACGCCCCAGGCCCAGGAAATCCTGAAGGCGAACGCCACGTGGCTCAAGACAAACTCGACCGCGGTCGTCGAGATAGAGGGCCACTGCGACGAGAGGGGCACCATCGAGTACAACCTCGCCCTGGGAGACAGGAGGGCGAGGAGCGCCAGGGATTTTCTGGTCAGCATCGGCATAAGCTCCACGAGGCTAAAGACTATAAGCTACGGGGAAGAGATGCCCCTGGATCCCGCGCATAACGAGTCCGCCTGGGCGAAGAACAGGAGAGCGCACTTTACCATCACCTCCAAGTAACGGGTAGTACGGCGGTCGGTCAGCCAATTAGTATTGAGGGGGGTTGGGTATCAGCTGAGTAGGAGGTTTGGGGTGTCGGCTTCGAGTGGGGGGTCGGTTGGTTGATATTAGGGGGGGCGGTTGGTTGGTTGATATTTGGGTGGGGTCAGTATATTGGGGGGATGGGATTTGTTTGGTCGGCGGTTTCGGGAGGGGGCGGTCGATTGATATTCCGGGGAGGTCGGTCGATTGATATTGGGGAGGGGGCGCCTGTTTATATTGAAGGGAAGGAGGGGATTGGTTGTGCAGGAGGTTGAGGAACGACTGCCAAAATCGAGGCGATTTAATTTGTTTGGGCGGATGGCGAGGGCCTGTTTTTCAATTTGGCTTATGGGCATTCTTTAAATCATGTTGTGGTGATCATGGCATAGGGCAGGTGGTCCGTACGGATTGGGGAGGTATGGGAGTGTTGGATTGTTGGGGGGTTGGGAGTGGGGCGTCAGGTATTTCAAATACCCCTTTTTCGATTGAGATTCCATTACGGGAATTTTGTAAAGGGGATTAGATAAAGGTTTTTCACTCCTCAAAATCATCCCGTCCCCCCGCAAATTAAGGGTCGCCCCAGTTTTTTCGGCACCAACCGATTGGATGTCAATGCAGTCACTTGGTTGATTTTACCGAGGGCGGATGATAGATTTTTCCGATATAAGGGGACAGGGGAGGGCGGCGGACGTCCTGTCCGGACTCTTCGATTCCAAGAGGGTGCCCCACGCGATGATATTTTCCGGGCCCGAGGGGGTCGGAAAGGGACTTGTTGCGGCTCGGTTTGCCGCCGCCCTTTTATGCAAGGGAGAGGGGGCAGTCCCCTGCGGCGGGTGCGGACCCTGCATGAGGATTAAGTCCGGCGTCTTCCCGGACCTGATAACGGTGGGAATACAGGAGGGGAGGGCCAAGATCCTGATAGAGCAGATCAGGGAGATAGAGGGGATACTGGCCTACCGTCCATTTTACGGAGAGGGCCGGGTCGTTATTATTGATCCGGCCGATATGATGAGCGACGGGGCCTCCGCCGCGATCCTGAAAACCCTCGAGGAGCCGCCGAAGGGGACCCACTTCATACTGGTTACGTCGAGAGCCTTTAGGCTCCCAGCGACGATAATCTCCAGGTGCCAGAGGGTGAGGTTCTCGCCCCTCTCCCCCGAGGATGTAGTCGGGATCATTCGGAGGGAGGGCGTGGCAAACGGCGAGGAGGAGGCATCGAGGTTCTGCAGGGGCAGCGTCTCCAGGGCCCAGTCGATGATAAGGGGGGGGTTTCTCGGAGTCAGGGAGGATTTGATAGGGGCCCTGTCCAAGATGAGATTGAACGACCCAAAAACGGCCGATGACCTGTCCCAGAAGGTCTCGAAGCTGAAGAACTCGATCCCCGAAGTCCTTGATATCCTGAAGCTTTGGTACAGGGATGTCATCGTCTACAACTCAACGGGGAGTCTTGAAAACCTCGTCAATCGGGACCTGATCGAGAAATGGGGGAAGGGTTGGTCGAATGTGGATCAAAGCTCCCTCATTAAAAGCGTGGAGTCGACGGAGGAGATATCCGACCTGTACATGAGGGGCACAAATATTAATATGCGCCTGGCCTTTCTGATGCTCTTTATAAGGCTTACCGAGCTGAAACATGGGTATCGAAAGAGTGGGCGATAAGGAGTTCGGTAGTTGTCCGAAGGGGGATCGTGTCGTTTAAAGTGTTGTTGGGTATCGAACCAAGATGGTTTTTCGGGTAATGGATTGGTCTTTGTTTGAAAGACAAACAAAGATGAGGCGGTTGAAGCAAGCCGATCTGAAAAGGTCTGACAAAACCGTGAGATTTGTTAATCGTTGTCGCGAAAGCTTGAGATTTTTTAGATTGATTTGAATCTCTCGCCACTTTTTTTAGCGGCGGACTAATGTAGTTGTAAAAGATTCGGGCTGGATTGATATGAAAAGAGTTGTGGGGATCAGGTTTCGTGGTGCAGGTAAAATATATCGCTTCAATGCGGAGGGCTTTGACCTGAACATTATGGAAAGGGTCCTCGTGGAGACCGAGCGGGGCCTGGTTATGGGAACAGTCGTAGTGCCTCCGAGAAACGTGGAGGAGCTGCCTGATGACATCCCGCTGAAGCCGATCCTCAGGATTGCGTCTGAAGATGATATAAAGAAGGAGGAGGAGAACAAAGAGAGGGAGTGCGAGGCCAAGATATTCTGCAAGTCGTGCATCGAGAAACATATGCTCGATATGTATCTCGTGGACGTGGAGCACCTCTTCGACGGGAGCAAGGTGATATTCTACTTCACGGCGGACGAGAGGGTGGACTTCAGGGCGCTGGTGAGGGACCTCGCATCCAAGTTCAGGACCCGAATCGAGATGCGCCAGATAGGCGTCAGGAACAAGGCCAAGCTGGTCGGGGGGATCGGCTCCTGCGGCAGGGAGCTGTGCTGCAACACCTTTTTGACCAATTTCGAGCCGGTCTCCGTCAAGATGGCCAAGGACCAGAACGTCTCCCTGAATCCGTCCAAGATATCGGGGGTCTGCGGGAGGCTCATGTGCTGTCTGAAGTACGAATACGATACTTATCTCGACCTGAAGGAGGACATGCCGAAGATCGGAAAGAGGGTTGTCACAAACGAAGGGAAGGGAAAGGTGATACGCCAAAATGTCCTTGCCAACAGCGTTACCGTGGAGATGGAAGACGGCGAGGAGAGGGAGGTGCCGATCGATTGCCT
The sequence above is a segment of the Candidatus Zymogenus saltonus genome. Coding sequences within it:
- the tolQ gene encoding protein TolQ, with protein sequence MEIFKDLFSGFSEVEILKTIAQAGLVVKGVMIVLILFSVVSWGIIFYKFFAIMSARGQSRKFLDAFWTNPKLATLYEKARRYKKSPIAQVFRAGYQEFNRLLIGARAGKAKVDAAGNPSVRDVGSISTELLGAESIERVLRRSIMEEVTRLESHLTFLATTGSTCPFIGLFGTVWGIMNAFRGIGAKSSASIGVVASGISEALIATAFGLFAAIPAVVAYNYYLSKIKVLTTEMDNFSFEFLNIVERHIKRMK
- the tolR gene encoding protein TolR — its product is MQTPKREYRTLSEINVTPFVDVMLVLLIIFMVTAPMLHEGLDVALPQVKGETIKEEASYVTITVNKEGQIFIDDDPIPLSEVADEMRRIKKYWDKKVLLKADRSINYGLVVQLMAALREAGIEDIGMVTEPLAEEEK
- a CDS encoding cell envelope integrity protein TolA, whose amino-acid sequence is MARLSRLDGNAGGIYMMIALSAFVHVAVFVILGVSSFDKREMTIYSPPYSVSLVPGEYTGDFGEGGEEGNSAVEESMDSLEPVATGGAGAIKEPSKTKEAKDSGGEKEKVEEVKKETTADLNSAIERIRKKVALDEERKKLESIARERESKEKLKSHDSDLAKAPDAGSPAGGGSKPGGRTPTGTRPPKSGKPGGGSPFGTSNVYTPGGSGMGIPDAEFSAYYKELWKRVRAGWSVPDELLEKDLETVLGIRIEKDGKIIDVWTEKGSGDDYFDETALRAVRMANPLPPLPEKYRENTMDVGIRFHSRKF
- the tolB gene encoding Tol-Pal system beta propeller repeat protein TolB codes for the protein MKWFKISLSSVVVFIFLILPLGGTAPGKVYIDIDAPGFRKFPLATPDFISLGGAVSSEIERGARNALLDDLNMAGIFTVVDPGLYTPNPESGKRLDKTDYDIWRRVGAEAVIKGGYEVLGESLMVEIYLFDTVNKRRIWGRRYRGSRDHISRMIHKFMDDMMMEFTGEKGIFQSRIAYVTDLHGRKEIYYMDVDGNNSFRLTRNTVIDLSPAWSSDGEKIVYCSFKQRRPKIFAVDVTDFNDRLIAGYEGINISPAYSPGGATIAFTSSKDRDYYPNIYTISESGGSLRRLTSGNNIDVSPSWSPDGRYIAFTSNRGGGPQIYIMNSNGGGVRRLTYSGGYNTSPEWSPRGDKIVYVGAFLGKFEVYVINIDGTENMRLTGGRGDNEDPSWSPDGRLITFSTTRSDRGEIYWMRVDGSDQTKIPDVGGNCSSPSWSGRVNFK
- the pal gene encoding peptidoglycan-associated lipoprotein Pal; protein product: MTGHVNRYLKYILLLVLISAVGLFCVSCAGKGKGRGYEDIGTGRGLEDTSIPGEGLDGRLYGLNDINFEFDKSSLTPQAQEILKANATWLKTNSTAVVEIEGHCDERGTIEYNLALGDRRARSARDFLVSIGISSTRLKTISYGEEMPLDPAHNESAWAKNRRAHFTITSK
- a CDS encoding DNA polymerase III subunit; translation: MIDFSDIRGQGRAADVLSGLFDSKRVPHAMIFSGPEGVGKGLVAARFAAALLCKGEGAVPCGGCGPCMRIKSGVFPDLITVGIQEGRAKILIEQIREIEGILAYRPFYGEGRVVIIDPADMMSDGASAAILKTLEEPPKGTHFILVTSRAFRLPATIISRCQRVRFSPLSPEDVVGIIRREGVANGEEEASRFCRGSVSRAQSMIRGGFLGVREDLIGALSKMRLNDPKTADDLSQKVSKLKNSIPEVLDILKLWYRDVIVYNSTGSLENLVNRDLIEKWGKGWSNVDQSSLIKSVESTEEISDLYMRGTNINMRLAFLMLFIRLTELKHGYRKSGR
- a CDS encoding stage 0 sporulation family protein — protein: MKRVVGIRFRGAGKIYRFNAEGFDLNIMERVLVETERGLVMGTVVVPPRNVEELPDDIPLKPILRIASEDDIKKEEENKERECEAKIFCKSCIEKHMLDMYLVDVEHLFDGSKVIFYFTADERVDFRALVRDLASKFRTRIEMRQIGVRNKAKLVGGIGSCGRELCCNTFLTNFEPVSVKMAKDQNVSLNPSKISGVCGRLMCCLKYEYDTYLDLKEDMPKIGKRVVTNEGKGKVIRQNVLANSVTVEMEDGEEREVPIDCLKNG